The DNA window ATTAAACGTGAAATGTTCagttatttcttaaataagtcCACAAAACCGTAAAATGTCgacccgggtttgcctaccctTTTTACCAACTTGAAAATCAACAATCGTCGATAAATTTCTTAATAAACAATGTTATGCagaaatatttacagcgaatacagtTATATCGATTGGGCACatatcctaaaaatttcaatgatattGGTTATTTATTAGCAAAGACAATTGAAAAAtatcgatctgccccggcttttattttgtcctggcccgggtttgcgtacccattttaccaagactcttATTTtgtctataatttttttaaacgaaGTGAAAAAAACATGCAATAATTGTAATCACAATTTGTTAAACTTATAGGACGGTAGTTTTAAAGTTTATCTAGTTGACCTTTCTTATGAATTAAAGACAAAACAGAGTATTTTGGGTATTTTATCTGCTTGATAAAACTGTTTGCATTTgctaaaataaagtaaatacgcttttaaaataaacctaagattttctctttgttttttttagctcaagtgagctcttctgatcatattttgtccgtcgtccgtctgtttgtccgtccgtctgtaaactttttacttttaaacttcttctctaaaattgcttagccaatttcaaccaaatttggcacaaagcatccttatggaaaggcaAATATCAATTGCAAAATTAAAAGACCGATCTATATTCAAAGCGTAGAAAACcacgaaactgtagaaaaagagGGGTGcattcttaaaaatcttctcaagaactacgtAATTAAGCATAAATAGTCCTTATGGAGAGGAAAAAATAAATggcaaaaattatgggctaattctgttttaaatctcagttattacgaaaataataataaaggaaatgcgtgtttcaatcagtttataacttcgggttcggtattccatacttctaaaacgaggttctttgtttaaggCAGCCATGTTTGTTgtatgataaacgggtcgatctgacaaatgttgtgcaacagtatcgcctgtattttgtaatttttacgtatcaaatcaaacatagacttcggtaaatcagacagttgaCTGTTTATCTgcacaaattaagcaaaatatgATGTATTAACAAGGtactaaaatttaattcattctatcggttattcggtatgatcttttgcgtaatggttaattaatgcaatgtgttttgttgagatgctcagcattttctcgagtttattcagtttaaacagAGTTTAATATCACTGacagaaatatgtaggtatatatttgacacattttgaaaaataaattgtgctctttgttttagtgcgtgtttcttctgtttatttgtttacaatttctatttactaaccagatttgagtgttaagcttcgaattgtTAGAAAGATACAAAGCTTTGCttacaattctatgtttgtacacagatctgaggccattcTTTTTTATGTGGTTTATactttaaatgctgaataggaaataccaaataaaaatcttaagctgaatgtaataaactcatgtgaacaaaatatgactcaaacctagcataATTGTATGCCCTGTATCTTGGTCATTCTATGCAATTCTatgattgacgctgaaattttggttgattattagaaatgtctcactaaacgttaaatacttcaaaaaaaaaaataataaaagatgaCATGCTGTAGCTACTTTCTGGGACCCCCTTTTTATACGATGAATTATATGAATTCTActtcaattttgatagtttttcagacacgagtaaatataAACGAcaccgttaaaacagtttccatagttctgacacatttctgttacgGGGATAAAGGCATTCTCGCTATtgctaagaaaatattacagctgAAAATCATTCTCGGTTTtagccatttgttgtttttgaataaagatgaaaataatgggtgggccttAGTAAAATTGATTGATATGCCTGTCAATTCATTTACTATAATAAGCTCTTTGACATGTCAAGTGACAACATGTTTCTTTGAGTGTATTTCTCAATAAGTTAGTAAGGTTAAAAAGTCACACGAGTTTACGCCAGGTAAACAATAGTCGTTTATAATGGGAaagaccaattaaatttttgaatgtttttaatttgaggaattgagctcATTGAGGCACAATTTTATTCTTCACAtctattgaaattttaaaataaaatataatgactattataatgattttttttaaaaatacaataattagtaagtagttgaggaagaaaatgtacctgtatgctctcatatattttgatcgctttataaaatgggggggggggggggggaaggagGGGGACAGAATGAAACTATAGGGAACTTGAaattaacagtgtacccctacaaaaagtttagttttatatcttgcgtaggattctcttatttttaaaaattgtattccataaaggtacaAGATTaaatgtatgcaaaaataagtgtaaaattcgaattctttataaattttttgGTAATTCTACCGATGGGCCATATggtacaatatcctttgaacgcctATATAAAGTCAtagttgctcaggtgagcgatgtggccccatgtgCCTCTGTCTtaagttaatgtttacaatcGGTGTGTAAAATGCAACCGAATATGAATACACGCAGGCAATAATTTATCCCCTTTTGTTAACATGCTCATGAATTATaagctttgttttgttttttttctttttttcacttatttatatgatttatttgcaccaacttgcagtatatgacgtcagaagtgacgctatttctataatttaatcaaaatcagtccaaaattgacatttttcccCATCTTTTTacaaatgggaaatatagagcgtatgcttgaacaaggaaaaaattTTTGTCACATACtggtcttggctagatacatctcttgattaaaatattttgtttgtttaagcatgcgctctatgttttcggaaagaaaaactgcttgaaaacgagctgttttatgctaaaaatgcaaaaatggcgggggAAAAGGTGTCTTTACAATGCCATATTTCTGAATTGTGGGtatttgaatcaaaatgaacatttagtaaaaacatcatatatatgtataaaaaaacaaagaattacagtaaaatgatggtATTCGTTTTAGGGGGGCATTTAAGGCCCATACTATATATTGTCCTTTTTACTTCTCCCAAAACTTAAGGCAGTTTACGGTTTACAATTTGCGAACAGGTAATGAAAAAGCTGAGAAagctttgaaaaatatttcacaaagccatctttttttttctaaaggaaGAGTACTAGTaaattttcttattaattttttttcctgccAGTCAACTTAACTTAAGTACAACTACTTGATTGTCTGGTTACTTGAcaataattgtttatttgtaaatgtttacACATTTCATCCTTTAATGCCTGATGTTTGACCTGGACAGGGCTTGCTTTCGTCGAATTTGCTGACAGCTACCTCGTCACATCCCACCAATATAACTTTACATTTGTCTGGCGGAAAGCTTGTGATGATCGTGCTAGTGCTGCAACAGAAATGACAGgtgtaaaaatagaaatttaatttttttatcatttcatttggATTCATAAAATTGTAGACTTAAAATATTACAGTTtacatgaaaaattatatattcatGGAAAGCTAGGCAGCTAATCAGCATGTGTATAAAGGTTTATCTACTATCTGCAGAACCAGTGactaccaaaaatattataagtccaaatatttacatcaatctAATATGATTCCATCTATTTCTAGGGAAACTGTTAATTTATAGCTGTTAAAAGCAGACTAGactaaaatctacacgccccgtttatcgattccTTGAAACCTACAgagacctaagaaaaatcaccgATAGCACGAAATATTCATCATGATGCCAGAttcaaattcccataggagacgatttATCGGtctcttttagctaacgtacggATGTTCATTAACAGCAATTTAGTTTATTTACTGTAAAGTAACTTATATTCGCGTGCGAGAATTTTCCGCAAGGGCCTTGTcatcgcgaatatttctcgccgcgagCCAACCGCTGTCATATGGATGTTATAACAACACGGGTCTGAATAAGGCTCGGGCGCGAACAATAGTCATCACAAACCAGTTCATTGGAAGCACATGTAAATCGCAAAATAAAGTCGCCAGGAATAAAAGTTggattttggggggggggggttttaataatcaattaataaatttgttgaaaaaaagtaaatgtaaaCCAATAAATGCTtcctttggtgattcattcgggttatgaaggtagtgatcattgtagatttttttttttcataacccGCGGTCCGCTAACGCGGgtgatgtatttttttctgcaatgttgccaccttcatatcccgattGATTGACCAAAGACACTTTGTTGTTTAATTAACTGCATTTGCACCTtaatcattgaaataaatgattaaaatatctCACTCGCAacagtttaaagattttccatCTTCAGAACATGTGCACTTAAAACAGTTTGGACCAGTTGTTTTTTCATAACTTCGGCCTGGCATAATAGCTCTTCCTTTATATGGACAATAGTACcctaaaaataaaggaaaacattagaataaacaatttgttttaaagaaaatatgttgCTTGAGAATTTTGGTAACGCATCTCTAAATGCATTAAATGACAGACAAAATCCAggcacttaaaaaaaattcaacatgcaTTTTTTGGGACCATATTAACGCacttaatttgaaatataaagatttaaCAGTGCGTTATAAGTAAACATATTCACTTATTATCATTAagacaaatattaaaacagtatgagctgcaatttttttgttgaaattcttttttacgATAATGTTATTTCCAACTAAAATGACAAGAAATAGCATGGTTTTAAATATCTGTTTGCCACATTTTTGTGGGGAAAAGTCTTTAAGAAGCCTAAATTGGAgcaaaatttaataattgtcgtcctgtacaaaaatttatctgctatatattccttagcagaaaaattttcattctgacaaaaatcaatgatttttttcaaatcgtattaatcataaaagtttaagttacatgcaaaCTAATCATACTTACAGGTTTTtgcatcaaaataaaattctaaaaaatacagctcatattgctttaatatgCACATATTCCAAAATATTACGGTTTTAGTtagataaaatgtttatattgatTTGTCACGACTTTTTAATATGGTATAGTATCATTGGGCAGCAGAATGAGAGAACTAAAGATAACTtgtaatttcaaaaacattattAATGCAAGGATATATATTGACAATTTGAGGATTTCACATGATTCACCGCATCCCTCTTTCACTGTCTTGTATGATGCGCTCAAATCTCTTTCATTTTAGACtaaatattaattcaaattatgaacTTCTCCGGTAACACTAACTTTTTATTTGCCGTAGAATAGCTTTGGACTCGGAACTTTTCTATTAGTtcaaaaacaagaggcccatggggcacatcgctcacctaagcACCAATGACGTtaaatgggcgttcaaaagatattgtgtcatatgGCCCCTCAGtagaattacaaataaaaatattgtaaagtattcgaattttacacttatttttgcatacacgtaatctttgacattgtacctttatggaatattatttttaccgagaataagaaaatcctacgcaagatataaaactaaacatttggtagcgGTCCACTGTTAACTTCAAATTccctaaattttcatttcatccccctcccccactttataaaacgatcaaaatatatgagaacatataggtacatttccttcatcaactacttactagttattgaattttttttaatatattatgagagtttttgtatttcattaaaaattttctattGGTGCGAAGATAATTGTTCCTCAATGCGCCTAATTTCTcagattaaaaacattcaaaaatttaatttctctTCCCCATTGTAATTAAacgactgttgtttacctggcgTAAACTCGTGTGACTTTTATAACCTTACtaacacttgattgatgaatacactgaaATGTTAAATGctgtcacgtgacatgttaaagagctataaaaatcaatgtaatgaCAGGCATATCACTCTACTTTACTCAGGCCCTCCTATTATtatcatctttattcaaaaacaacaaatggctacaaCCCAGGATAATTTTTTGCTGTTATATTTTCTAAGGATTAGCGATAATGTCTTTATCCCCGTAACAGAAATgagtcagaactatggaaactgttttaacggtgTCGTTtatatttactcgtgtctgaaaaactatcaaaattgatgtagatttcatattattcattgtatatagAGGGGGCCACAGAgagtagttacagcatatcatcctttaatAAAAGTGTTTAACGTTTAGCAAattatttctaatgatcaaccaaaattttagcgtcaatcgtagaattataagcaagattcaGAGCTCACAATtatgctaggtttgagtcatattttgttcacatgagtttattacattcagcttaagatttttaacttggaatttcctattcagcactgaaaatatgaacaaacaaaaaagaatggcctcagatctgggtacaaacaaagaattgtgagcaaagctctgtatcttgcttataattcaaaGCTTAACACTCagatatggttagtaaataaaaattgtaaacaatttaacagaagaaacatgcacaATAACAAATtaagagcacaatttattttttttttcaacatgagTCTAATATATATCTACACATTTCCGTTAGTGATATTAAactcttttttaaactgaataaactcgagaaaatgatgagcatctcaacaaaacacattaattaaccattacgcaaaagatcataccgaattaccgatagaatgaattatattttagtactttgttaatacatcagattttgcttaacttGCGCAGGTAAATAGTCAACTGTCTGATtaaccgaagtctctgtttgatttgatacgtaaaaacgACAAAATACAGGCTTTTATtccccaggttacaaagcataaataatgaaaacgaaacgaaaatcataACAAGCTAGtaacaccaccgtcatatgcgaaaactgtcaacgcattaaaatatttaacctcaattcacttcacaaaatcggcaccaatgtattttgcatgtttcaaagagtCCCTTTGCatgcgaactgttgcacaacaaacaaattcatctttgtcagatcgacccgttttTCAAacgtcatggctgctttaaacatagaagtatggaataccgaacccgaagctataaactgattgaaatacgcctttcctttattattattttcgtaatacttaggtttgaaacagaattagctcATAGTTTTTGCAACTTATATTTTCCtgtccataaggattatttatgctaaattacgttaaatttgactcagtagttcttgaaaagaagattttaaaaaatgcatctCTCTTTTTCTAGAGTTTCGAGGATTTCTCCGCTTTGAAAAACGATCTGTCTTTCATTCaagcaatttatatttgcctttccataaggatgatttgtaaaaaatttgattgaaattggccaaacggttttagagaagttcaaaatataaaaagtttgtaGACGGATGATGGACAGAATGTGATCATAAATGCTCACTTGAGCTATCAGCTCAatgattttatatgattttatatCTATCATCCTACAGAAACTTAATCTGAGCTAAAAACTGTAAACGAAAAAAATCCAATTGTTGTTCTGAATTACCCTAAATATGTTCAAAGTACTTACCATTTCCTCTCTCACCCCAACAACCCGCTTCAGAATAAACAAAAAGAACACAGAAAATGGAGACAAAGATTGTTAAACGCTCCATCTCAGCTGAACTTGTATCAAGCAACTTGAATAAATCCGGTCATGGTTTTATACCAAGTTGGTCGTAATCACGTGCACTTTTAAAATTACACAAAAAGGACAGAATTCTATATCATGATAGACTTTGTAGAAGATTACTTGTAATTTGTTTCGCAATCAACATATCAAGTGACGCACGTAGCATCGATTTTGAAGGGGGGAAGGGAGGGCTCATCCGAAATTTCTTGACAAGCAATAGAAAAGCGCaaattgcatataaatataattcTAATCAGTGCAAAGAAAGTGGGTATATTTATAACAATATCACTGTTGATTTCCTgtttttttacttaatttatAACATGTACCCAAAATGGTGGAGGAGGAAACCCCATGATAATTAAAGTATCTCTCTGTAAATctaagaaaataagaaaaatgttctCTAAATGTTGAGCCCCCTCCCCACCCCCATGCTACGTGCTTGAAATGGACTGTTTACCGAGCACCTATTAAGAAACACCCATTGCAGTAATTATTCGCCAGATGTGTTGAGCATTACTCCAAGCCAAATATGTAATCAAAAATTCATCATAaactaataaaataaaaattatataattttgatcCTTTTATCGTTTACGTAAGAGATAAATATCATCCTAAATTATTTATTGGAGTAGATGCTTTATCGCGAAATTGTGCTTTACGCTTATGTAAGGGGTTGGAAGGATAAACCAATAGGTATACATGATGGCCGATTGAGAACCTGTTCAATGTTTTCGGAAAACTATTTGATCCAACTAAATGACTATATCGGGTTTGATCAAATGTCTGCCCCCGAAATTTTACcactttcaaaaatattgtcgtaaaaaaaatatcttcagaAAACTTTAAACAGAGTATGCCTTTACTTTAACCTTGATATTAATCTTCATTGCCCATTACCtctttatctatgacgtcacctaaatgagcTAATACCCACAATTTtgcaatcaaatgaaaatactgTCATTTTCTCTCAATATTTTGCATTTGGAAGGTCAGCTCAAGGACGCTTTTTACACACGTTTCTGATCATATACGCATCATACTTGAAATGGTACTTGACAAGCCTGCGCTTGATGTGTCCAAGTCAAAATCCATCGAAAAACGTCCATATTTTGCCACAgaacattaatttatcaaaataagataatctttattattaacatTATAATGTCAATTTGATGGCAATTTCATGATAAAACTGTTTAtacacttatttttaatataaattcaactatctttcaccttttttaaaactcttaattaaacttaaatattgGATAcgagaaattttatttcataaaaggaTCAACGAATCTAtccttttaaaattcaaatttagacGCAAAAGATAAATTTGAACTTTAGTTAGATAGTAAATTCTTTTTTCTATGTTCACGCTTACGCTAAAATTGTTTCgataattttccttttttaacaAAGATAATTAAAGATAATATGAATCAATAAAACCTCctcatttatatacattttcccATTCACATCTCATTATAAAATCTTACATTTTATAAGTTAATTCAAGGTCTAATAAAACGACGTATTGAGAATATCCTTTTTGTCGTTTCATGCAAAATGCAGGTGCCAACTGTCTATTTATATCACTCgataagaaataagaaaatgcTGCTTAATTCCCGTGATTTGTTTTGAATACAAATAAGTATGTAATTTCGTAGTATATTGAAAAAActgttaatatattttcatataagtatataataatcaactctggggggggggggtgtcattcGCTTTCAAAGATAACACCATATGGTCAAAGCTTTAGGGAAAATGAGGTAGACTTGACAGAAAAAAAGGTGACAAGCTCTTTCTTAAAACGTCTTTGCAGAGTTATTTTCGTCGGGTTTTGGATGTTTCACTGTGTCATAAGATAATGGTCATGACACACACTAAATTCTaagttaaggaaggagtcttttctggttttcgaatTGTACAAACGTAAActtgattaattgtcatttaaatcaagatgaaaggaaattaaaatagcattttttttcttatttactatcagacaacttggcatagaaatagtaatcaatgtttagaatctaacgaGGACTATTTTTTGGCGGAATGTtagcgtaggaaaatatcacgtgtcgcaattcagaattgctgtagATTAGTGAATCTGTTTGAGCATCTTAAAACAAttacattaatgttggatttttaaactaatgtgaactaatgatatgatacttaggtttcagaatttgtttttaaaataagatttgcctatcaaatttcatttttcaagcTTGTTAAAGCGTCCATCCTAAACATTGATTTGTTTGGAAAAattcactaaaatcagtttttctctcgtattaaaggggcattgtcacgattttAGCCAAATTCTttctt is part of the Crassostrea angulata isolate pt1a10 chromosome 3, ASM2561291v2, whole genome shotgun sequence genome and encodes:
- the LOC128178486 gene encoding beta-microseminoprotein-like → MERLTIFVSIFCVLFVYSEAGCWGERGNGYYCPYKGRAIMPGRSYEKTTGPNCFKCTCSEDGKSLNCCDTSTIITSFPPDKCKVILVGCDEVAVSKFDESKPCPGQTSGIKG